The following are encoded in a window of Ignicoccus islandicus DSM 13165 genomic DNA:
- a CDS encoding transcriptional regulator produces MAILLYLLAKGRVSFTELYRELNLTPGNAWSHLEKMEREDLVKIEKTFTPKGPVTYVIITEKGYEIAEELVAILSSLSKLGDVIPSGSESSESS; encoded by the coding sequence ATGGCTATATTGCTCTATCTTCTCGCAAAAGGTAGAGTTTCGTTCACGGAACTTTATCGGGAACTCAATCTAACTCCGGGAAACGCGTGGAGCCACTTGGAGAAAATGGAAAGGGAAGACCTTGTGAAAATAGAGAAAACGTTCACACCGAAAGGTCCAGTAACTTACGTAATCATTACGGAAAAAGGATACGAAATAGCTGAAGAACTCGTCGCGATCTTGTCTTCCCTAAGCAAACTTGGGGATGTGATCCCTAGCGGATCGGAGAGTTCCGAAAGCTCTTAA
- a CDS encoding Rpp14/Pop5 family protein, which yields MCGGELILSTIALALSILALLNSRKIPDLGGTSLAKKNEKVRKRYILMHVLSEEPKKLERKCLEECLVKLLKESYGNVGVALCEPKLVYFDVKTKSIVVRCNYDAKDLLIASTIKYTECCGTLVKFIPLRAFGTLRSARDHIPKFA from the coding sequence GTGTGTGGAGGAGAGTTAATACTTTCGACAATAGCTTTAGCACTCTCGATTCTAGCCTTACTTAATAGTAGGAAGATTCCAGATTTAGGAGGAACGAGCCTCGCTAAAAAGAACGAGAAGGTCAGAAAGAGGTACATTTTGATGCATGTTCTTTCTGAAGAGCCGAAGAAGTTAGAAAGGAAGTGCCTAGAGGAGTGTTTAGTGAAGCTACTCAAGGAATCTTATGGTAACGTGGGCGTAGCTTTGTGCGAACCAAAGCTCGTGTACTTCGATGTGAAGACCAAATCAATAGTAGTTAGATGTAATTACGATGCAAAGGACTTACTAATAGCGTCTACAATCAAGTATACTGAGTGTTGCGGTACGCTAGTTAAATTCATACCATTAAGAGCTTTCGGAACTCTCCGATCCGCTAGGGATCACATCCCCAAGTTTGCTTAG